In Dermacentor silvarum isolate Dsil-2018 chromosome 2, BIME_Dsil_1.4, whole genome shotgun sequence, the following proteins share a genomic window:
- the LOC119441749 gene encoding transcription initiation factor TFIID subunit 4-like isoform X2, whose translation MSTPYGAYYPPPAGVQPFPQPAPVAGGAAPPPPPYYPPQTAATASVQPAPYPAGFAQPSQPAVMQPSYNPAYVTAPPSAPPVTVIVQQQPGAQTAPTQVVRPPPQQHQSGSSGMGMAGAAAVGMMAGAAVAGVAAAAHSRDSHHHHHHQPPHVAHRPGLLSRGHHGPVNVHIHPQPTHWAARLAMRAKERRHH comes from the exons GCACGCCGTACGGAGCCTACTACCCTCCTCCGGCTGGAGTGCAACCGTTTCCACAGCCAGCTCCTGTGGCAGGTGGTGCGGCCCCGCCTCCGCCACCCTATTACCCGCCGCAAACTGCAGCCACGGCCAGCGTGCAGCCTGCCCCGTATCCGGCGGGCTTTGCGCAGCCGTCACAACCTGCGGTGATGCAGCCGTCGTACAACCCGGCATACGTGACCGCGCCACCATCGGCGCCCCCCGTCACGGTCATTGTGCAGCAGCAACCTGGCGCACAGACAGCG CCAACGCAGGTTGTCCGGCCACCCCCTCAGCAACACCAGAGTGGCAGCAGCGGCATGGGCATGGCAGGAGCGGCGGCAGTGGGCATGATGGCGGGCGCCGCAGTGGCCGGAGTAGCGGCGGCTGCGCACAGTCGCGacagccaccaccaccaccaccaccaaccccCGCACGTTGCACACCGGCCGGGGCTGCTGAGCCGAGGACACCACGGGCCGGTCAACGTGCACATTCACCCGCAGCCCACGCACTGGGCGGCCAGACTCGCCATGCGGGCGAAGGAGCGCCGACACCACTAA
- the LOC119441749 gene encoding transcription initiation factor TFIID subunit 4-like isoform X1, with amino-acid sequence MSTPYGAYYPPPAGVQPFPQPAPVAGGAAPPPPPYYPPQTAATASVQPAPYPAGFAQPSQPAVMQPSYNPAYVTAPPSAPPVTVIVQQQPGAQTAQPTQVVRPPPQQHQSGSSGMGMAGAAAVGMMAGAAVAGVAAAAHSRDSHHHHHHQPPHVAHRPGLLSRGHHGPVNVHIHPQPTHWAARLAMRAKERRHH; translated from the exons GCACGCCGTACGGAGCCTACTACCCTCCTCCGGCTGGAGTGCAACCGTTTCCACAGCCAGCTCCTGTGGCAGGTGGTGCGGCCCCGCCTCCGCCACCCTATTACCCGCCGCAAACTGCAGCCACGGCCAGCGTGCAGCCTGCCCCGTATCCGGCGGGCTTTGCGCAGCCGTCACAACCTGCGGTGATGCAGCCGTCGTACAACCCGGCATACGTGACCGCGCCACCATCGGCGCCCCCCGTCACGGTCATTGTGCAGCAGCAACCTGGCGCACAGACAGCG CAGCCAACGCAGGTTGTCCGGCCACCCCCTCAGCAACACCAGAGTGGCAGCAGCGGCATGGGCATGGCAGGAGCGGCGGCAGTGGGCATGATGGCGGGCGCCGCAGTGGCCGGAGTAGCGGCGGCTGCGCACAGTCGCGacagccaccaccaccaccaccaccaaccccCGCACGTTGCACACCGGCCGGGGCTGCTGAGCCGAGGACACCACGGGCCGGTCAACGTGCACATTCACCCGCAGCCCACGCACTGGGCGGCCAGACTCGCCATGCGGGCGAAGGAGCGCCGACACCACTAA